Proteins co-encoded in one Arachis hypogaea cultivar Tifrunner chromosome 11, arahy.Tifrunner.gnm2.J5K5, whole genome shotgun sequence genomic window:
- the LOC112723466 gene encoding large ribosomal subunit protein bL35c, which translates to MACATATVSFPFRLPPRAPYTRVSHSSSVDVPLLNKFSSLKLSSSSCISGSTLPHRLCTVNPTRIQHLTIVSAKGYKMKTHKASAKRFRVTGRGKIVRRRAGKQHLLAKKNTKRKLRLSKMHPVSRADYDNVIGALPYLKVNRNVT; encoded by the exons ATGGCGTGTGCAACGGCAACGGTTTCCTTTCCCTTCAGGCTTCCACCACGCGCTCCCTATACACGTGTTTCTCACTCTTCTTCAGTTGATGTTCCTCTGTTGAACAAGTTCAGCTCACTGAAACTCAGTTCGTCAAGCTGCATTTCTGGCTCAACGCTTCCTCACAGACTCTGCACCGTTAACCCTACAAGGATTCAGCACCTCACCATTGTTTCTGCCAAGGGCTACAAAATGAAAACTCACAAG GCATCGGCGAAGCGATTTAGGGTGACAGGTCGAGGGAAAATTGTGCGCAGGAGAGCTGGGAAGCAGCATTTGTTGGCCAAGAAGAATACCAAGAGGAAATTGCGACTCTCCAAAATG CACCCAGTAAGCAGGGCTGACTATGACAACGTAATTGGAGCCTTGCCATATCTGAAAGTAAACAGAAATGTTACATAA